The segment CTTGTGCCGCAAACATCGAGGGCGTGCGCGCGATGTACGACGAGGGTATTCCCATGGGAAGCCTCTGGTATTCGAATCATTTTGGCATTGGCAATCCGTGACGTATTTCGAAGTACTCGTCGAGGGCGCCTCGGACGTTTCGGCCGTGCGCGAGGTGCTGACGCGAAAGTTTCAGCTCGTCGAGGATGTGGACTTTCGCATCCATCCCCATCGCGGTCGCGGGAACCTGCCGGTGAATCCCCTTGCAAGACCCGACCCAAAACAACAAACCCTGTTGCACCAATTGCCCGCGAAACTCAAGGGCTTCTCTTATCTCGGGGCGAATTGCTGTGTCGTCGTGGTGGTGGACGCGGACGACACACCCTGCGTCGAATTTCTGGCGCAGCTCAAAGGCATGCTGGAGCAGTTGCCGCGAAAGCCGCAGCGGGTTTTGTTCAGGTTGGCGATCGAGGAGACCGAGAGCTGGTTCATTGCCGACGATCATGCAATTCGCAGTGCCTTTCCTAACGCGAAGACTCAGCCGCTTAGGGCCATCCCACCGGACGCGGTTGTTGGCGCGTGGGAAATGCTGGCCGATGCGCTGCGCATTCGACGAAAAGATGTAACGGGCGCGGACAAGTTTGTCTGGGCGGTTCAGATCGTGCCCCACCTCAATCTGGATCAGCCTCGTTCTCCAAGCCTGCGCAAGCTGATTCAGGGTATCGACCATGAGTTGCATAGGAATGTTGCGCCGTGAGCCAGATCAACCACGTCGAAAACCCAATCATCAATTCGCCATTCGAGAAACCGAAATTCCATTGGTATCTCCAAAAAGGCCGCCAGCCGGAAAAGCGCGACGGCCGGCGCCTGGCCAGCTACGTCTTTCGGGTGCCGGAGCACGCAATGAATGCCAAAAAATTGATTTGGGGGTAGAGCAGGGGGTAGCGGGGATCGAAGTATCTTGGAAT is part of the Planctomycetia bacterium genome and harbors:
- a CDS encoding DUF4276 family protein; amino-acid sequence: MTYFEVLVEGASDVSAVREVLTRKFQLVEDVDFRIHPHRGRGNLPVNPLARPDPKQQTLLHQLPAKLKGFSYLGANCCVVVVVDADDTPCVEFLAQLKGMLEQLPRKPQRVLFRLAIEETESWFIADDHAIRSAFPNAKTQPLRAIPPDAVVGAWEMLADALRIRRKDVTGADKFVWAVQIVPHLNLDQPRSPSLRKLIQGIDHELHRNVAP